In the Streptomyces sp. NBC_00525 genome, one interval contains:
- a CDS encoding DUF1049 domain-containing protein, producing the protein MSPKDVSSSGKGGSGAFTPGRILVLVVAVLSIVFIAENTKDVEVRLIVPLVTAPLYVWLVVMFVAGMACGAYVFRRRAK; encoded by the coding sequence ATGAGCCCGAAGGACGTATCGAGCAGCGGGAAGGGCGGCAGCGGGGCCTTCACTCCGGGCCGCATCCTCGTCCTCGTGGTCGCGGTCCTGTCGATCGTGTTCATCGCCGAGAACACCAAGGACGTCGAGGTCCGCCTCATCGTGCCGCTGGTGACGGCCCCGCTCTACGTGTGGCTGGTCGTGATGTTCGTCGCGGGCATGGCCTGCGGCGCGTACGTCTTCCGCAGGCGCGCCAAGTAG
- a CDS encoding transketolase: MTTEQTTALGPDSDLSEVFELAQQLRVDSVRASTSAGSGHPTSSLSAADLMAVLMTRHLRYDWDAPDNPAGDHLIFSKGHASPLLYAMFKAAGAIGDEELMTTYRRFGHRLQGHPTPELPWVDVATGSLGQGIAYGVGIALAGRDLEKQPYRVWVLCGDSEMAEGSVWEALDKAGQHGLGNFTAIIDVNRLGQSGPTELEWDTGTYARRAEAFGCRALVVDGHDLTAVDRALTTAADGSAPTVIVARTVKGRGVSEVADKEGWHGKPLPDDLAARAVEELGGVRDLRVTGPRPPQAAPAPARGGGSVELPRFEKGEAVATRVAFGKALVALGVRPEVVALDAEVGNSTHSEDFGKAYPDRFFQTYIAEQQMVAEAVGMAVRGYRPYATTFAAFLTRAHDFIRMAAVSDVTMALCGTHSGVEIGADGPSQMGVEDLAMMRAVRGSTVLYPSDATSAAALTVAMADLDGISYLRTTRGAYPVLYGNEETFPVGGSKTLRRSDDDRVTLVGAGVTLHECLAAADLLAERGVAARVIDLYSVKPLDADALALAARETGALVVVEDHHPEGGIGEAVLSSLAESGSHPAFVHLAGSDLPGSGTTAELLDAAGISRTHIADAARRLVG; this comes from the coding sequence ATGACCACCGAACAGACCACCGCGCTTGGCCCCGACAGCGACCTCTCCGAGGTCTTCGAGCTCGCCCAGCAGCTACGGGTGGACTCGGTGCGCGCCAGCACCTCGGCCGGCTCCGGGCACCCCACCTCCAGCCTGTCCGCGGCCGATCTGATGGCCGTCCTCATGACCCGCCACCTGCGCTACGACTGGGACGCCCCCGACAACCCGGCCGGCGACCACCTGATCTTCTCCAAGGGCCATGCCTCGCCCCTGCTCTACGCCATGTTCAAGGCGGCCGGCGCCATCGGCGACGAGGAGCTGATGACGACGTACCGCCGCTTCGGCCACCGGCTCCAGGGCCACCCCACGCCCGAGCTGCCCTGGGTGGACGTGGCGACCGGCTCGCTGGGCCAGGGCATCGCGTACGGCGTGGGCATCGCGCTCGCCGGGCGGGACCTGGAGAAGCAGCCGTACCGGGTGTGGGTGCTGTGCGGCGACAGCGAGATGGCCGAAGGGTCCGTGTGGGAGGCCCTGGACAAGGCCGGGCAGCACGGGCTCGGCAACTTCACCGCGATCATCGACGTCAACCGTCTCGGGCAGTCCGGCCCCACCGAGCTTGAGTGGGACACCGGCACCTACGCCCGCCGCGCGGAGGCGTTCGGCTGCCGCGCCCTCGTCGTGGACGGCCACGACCTGACCGCCGTGGACCGGGCCCTGACGACCGCGGCGGACGGCAGCGCCCCCACCGTGATCGTGGCGAGGACCGTCAAGGGGCGCGGGGTGAGCGAGGTCGCCGACAAGGAGGGCTGGCACGGCAAACCGCTGCCCGACGACCTGGCGGCCCGCGCGGTCGAGGAGCTGGGCGGAGTCCGCGATCTGCGGGTGACCGGGCCCCGGCCGCCGCAGGCCGCGCCCGCCCCCGCGCGCGGCGGTGGCAGCGTGGAGCTGCCGCGCTTCGAGAAGGGCGAGGCGGTCGCCACCCGCGTCGCGTTCGGGAAGGCGCTGGTCGCGCTCGGGGTCCGGCCCGAGGTCGTCGCCCTGGACGCGGAGGTGGGCAACTCCACGCACTCGGAGGACTTCGGCAAGGCGTACCCGGACCGGTTCTTCCAGACGTACATCGCCGAGCAGCAGATGGTCGCCGAGGCGGTGGGCATGGCGGTGCGCGGCTACCGTCCGTACGCCACCACCTTCGCCGCGTTCCTGACCCGCGCGCACGACTTCATCCGGATGGCCGCCGTCTCGGACGTCACGATGGCCCTGTGCGGCACCCACAGCGGGGTGGAGATCGGTGCGGACGGCCCCTCGCAGATGGGCGTCGAGGACCTGGCGATGATGCGTGCGGTGCGCGGCTCGACGGTGCTCTACCCGAGCGACGCCACCTCGGCGGCGGCGCTGACGGTGGCGATGGCCGACCTCGACGGCATCTCGTACCTGCGCACCACGCGCGGCGCCTACCCGGTGCTGTACGGGAACGAGGAGACGTTCCCGGTGGGCGGCTCCAAGACGCTGCGCCGGAGCGACGACGACCGGGTCACCCTGGTCGGTGCGGGGGTCACGCTCCACGAGTGCCTGGCCGCCGCCGACCTGCTGGCCGAGCGGGGCGTGGCGGCCCGTGTCATCGATCTGTACTCGGTGAAGCCGCTGGACGCCGACGCGCTGGCTCTCGCGGCCCGCGAGACCGGGGCCCTGGTCGTGGTGGAGGACCACCACCCGGAGGGCGGGATCGGCGAGGCGGTGCTGTCGTCGCTCGCGGAGTCCGGCAGCCACCCGGCCTTCGTCCACCTCGCGGGGAGCGACCTCCCCGGGTCCGGCACCACGGCGGAACTGCTCGACGCGGCGGGCATCTCCCGCACGCACATCGCGGACGCGGCGCGGCGCCTGGTCGGGTAG
- a CDS encoding cellulase family glycosylhydrolase, producing MKRPPRSALLATVTALAIGMTAALLSLLGPAAAARAATTAGTGLHVSEGRLYEANGSEFVMRGVNHAHAWYPEQTDAIADIAAKGANTVRVVLGSGDRWTRTGTSEVSALIARCKAAEVICVLEVHDTTGYGEDSAATSLDRAADYWIGVKSALVGQEDYVVVNIGNEPFGNSAYTQWTSATKSAIGKLRAAGLRHALMVDAPNWGQDWSGTMRDNAASVFAADPDRNTVFSIHMYGVYDTAAEVRDYLNHFVNNRLPIVVGEFGNEHSDGNPDEDAIMATARSLRLGYLGWSWSGNGGGVEYLDLVSGFDPNALTAWGERLFHGDNGIAATSVRATVYGDGPGGNEGGGDTGTAPNGYPYCASASSDPDGDGWGWENSRSCVVRGSAPDTGGGNTGGTAPNGYPYCASASSDPDGDGWGWENSRSCAVRGSAADF from the coding sequence ATGAAGAGACCACCCCGCAGCGCCCTGCTCGCCACCGTGACCGCGCTGGCCATCGGGATGACGGCCGCCCTGCTGTCCCTCCTGGGTCCCGCCGCAGCGGCCCGGGCGGCCACCACCGCCGGAACGGGCCTCCATGTCAGCGAAGGACGGCTGTACGAGGCGAACGGCAGCGAGTTCGTGATGCGCGGCGTCAACCACGCCCACGCCTGGTACCCGGAACAGACGGACGCCATCGCCGACATCGCCGCCAAGGGCGCCAACACCGTGCGCGTCGTCCTCGGCAGCGGCGACCGCTGGACGCGGACCGGCACGTCCGAGGTCTCCGCGCTCATCGCCCGGTGCAAGGCGGCCGAGGTCATCTGCGTCCTGGAGGTGCACGACACCACCGGCTACGGCGAGGACTCCGCCGCCACCTCGCTGGACAGGGCGGCGGACTACTGGATCGGCGTCAAGAGCGCGCTGGTGGGCCAGGAGGACTACGTCGTCGTCAACATCGGCAACGAGCCCTTCGGCAACTCCGCCTACACGCAGTGGACTTCAGCGACGAAGAGCGCCATCGGCAAGCTCCGTGCCGCCGGTCTGCGGCACGCCCTGATGGTGGACGCGCCCAACTGGGGCCAGGACTGGTCCGGCACGATGCGGGACAACGCCGCGTCGGTCTTCGCCGCCGACCCCGACCGGAACACCGTCTTCTCCATCCACATGTACGGGGTCTACGACACGGCCGCCGAGGTACGGGACTACCTGAACCACTTCGTGAACAACCGACTGCCCATCGTCGTCGGCGAGTTCGGGAACGAGCACAGCGACGGCAACCCCGACGAGGACGCCATCATGGCGACCGCGCGGTCCCTCCGGCTGGGCTACCTCGGCTGGTCGTGGAGCGGCAACGGCGGCGGCGTCGAGTATCTGGACCTGGTGAGCGGCTTCGACCCGAACGCGCTGACCGCCTGGGGCGAGCGGCTGTTCCACGGCGACAACGGCATCGCCGCCACGTCCGTGCGGGCCACCGTCTACGGCGACGGTCCGGGCGGCAACGAAGGCGGCGGCGACACCGGCACGGCGCCGAACGGCTACCCGTACTGCGCGAGCGCTTCCTCCGACCCGGACGGGGACGGCTGGGGCTGGGAGAACAGCCGGTCCTGCGTCGTCCGGGGCAGCGCGCCGGACACCGGCGGCGGCAACACAGGCGGTACCGCGCCGAACGGCTACCCGTACTGCGCCAGTGCCTCATCGGACCCGGACGGGGACGGCTGGGGCTGGGAGAACAGCCGCTCGTGCGCCGTCCGGGGCAGCGCGGCCGACTTCTGA
- a CDS encoding ROK family protein — protein MVYGALDIGGTKIAGALVDEDGHVVVRARRATPARRPAGELAAAVTAVQDELAVHPAWADLSCFGIASAGPVDAGAGTVSPVNIPAWRGFPLVELVRTHPATPAGIRPVLVGDAVAMTAAEHWRGAARGVANALCMVVSTGVGGGLVLDGRVHAGRTGNAGHIGHITVDLDGPLCPCGAPGCVETRASGTAIAAHARALGWTAPPGVRPDAAAVAGAAGNGDARARAAFDRAAQALAAAIAATAALVELDRVVIGGGVAQAGETLFAPLRHHLARYAVLDFVRGIPVLPAALALDAGLIGAAATASAGRSAGAGNAPALLP, from the coding sequence ATGGTGTACGGAGCACTTGACATCGGCGGGACGAAGATCGCCGGAGCGCTCGTCGACGAGGACGGCCACGTGGTCGTACGGGCCCGGCGCGCCACCCCGGCGCGACGGCCGGCCGGGGAACTGGCCGCCGCCGTCACGGCCGTGCAGGACGAACTGGCGGTGCATCCGGCGTGGGCGGACCTCAGCTGCTTCGGCATAGCGAGCGCGGGCCCGGTGGACGCCGGCGCCGGCACGGTGAGTCCGGTCAACATCCCGGCCTGGCGCGGCTTTCCGCTCGTGGAGCTGGTGCGTACGCATCCGGCGACGCCGGCGGGCATCCGGCCCGTGCTCGTCGGGGACGCGGTGGCGATGACCGCCGCCGAACACTGGCGCGGCGCGGCGCGCGGCGTCGCCAACGCCCTGTGCATGGTGGTCTCCACCGGGGTGGGCGGCGGGCTCGTCCTGGACGGCCGGGTGCACGCGGGCCGCACGGGCAACGCCGGTCACATCGGCCACATCACGGTGGACCTCGACGGGCCGCTCTGCCCCTGCGGCGCGCCCGGCTGCGTGGAGACCCGTGCCAGCGGCACCGCCATCGCCGCCCACGCCCGCGCCCTCGGCTGGACCGCCCCGCCGGGCGTGCGGCCCGACGCCGCCGCGGTCGCCGGCGCGGCCGGGAACGGTGACGCGCGGGCGCGGGCCGCCTTCGACCGCGCCGCACAGGCCCTGGCCGCCGCGATCGCCGCCACGGCGGCCCTCGTCGAGCTGGACCGCGTGGTCATCGGCGGCGGCGTGGCCCAGGCGGGGGAGACCCTGTTCGCGCCCCTGCGTCACCACCTGGCGCGCTACGCGGTCCTGGACTTCGTCCGCGGCATACCGGTCCTGCCCGCCGCCCTCGCCCTGGACGCGGGCCTCATCGGCGCGGCGGCGACGGCGTCCGCCGGCAGGAGCGCGGGAGCGGGGAACGCACCGGCGCTCCTGCCCTGA
- the manA gene encoding mannose-6-phosphate isomerase, class I encodes MEPLVNTVRSYPWGSLTALPRFLGAEPDGRPQAELWMGAHSGAPSLVRRGTGLRPLDAVIGADPAAELGEAALRRFGARLPFLLKVLAAGAPLSLQVHPDLARAAAGFRAENAAGIPLDAPHRSYRDDNHKPEMVVALGEFEGLCGFRPPLECAALLAALGVPELAPHCQILRTRPEESALRTVFAAFLEPPADLVAAVAGAVARGAREEGPHRADLVLYDAVARAYPGDAGLLAALMLRTVRLAPGEGLFLGAGVPHAYVRGLAVEVMAASDNVLRCGLTAKHMDRAELLRVVRFAAPPVRVLTPSADGPEEVYPAPVDDFRLSRVRVAAGAPAVALDAAAPQILLCTRGEARLAAAGGTLTLRPGSSAYAPAGERVTVGGDGEVYRATVGIGPCAHSGA; translated from the coding sequence ATGGAACCACTCGTCAACACCGTCCGCTCCTACCCCTGGGGCTCCCTCACCGCCCTGCCCCGGTTCCTGGGCGCCGAGCCCGACGGGCGCCCGCAGGCCGAGTTGTGGATGGGCGCGCATTCGGGCGCCCCCTCACTGGTCCGGCGCGGCACCGGACTCCGGCCGCTGGACGCCGTGATCGGGGCGGACCCGGCCGCCGAGCTGGGCGAGGCCGCGCTGCGCCGGTTCGGGGCACGGCTGCCCTTCCTGCTCAAGGTGCTCGCGGCCGGCGCGCCGCTCTCCCTCCAGGTGCACCCGGACCTGGCGCGGGCCGCGGCCGGCTTCCGGGCCGAGAACGCCGCCGGCATCCCGCTGGACGCCCCGCACCGCAGCTATCGCGACGACAACCACAAGCCGGAAATGGTCGTCGCGCTGGGCGAGTTCGAGGGGCTGTGCGGCTTCCGTCCGCCGCTGGAGTGCGCCGCGCTGCTGGCCGCGCTCGGGGTTCCCGAACTCGCGCCGCACTGCCAGATCCTGCGTACGCGGCCCGAGGAGTCCGCCCTGCGCACGGTGTTCGCCGCGTTCCTGGAGCCTCCCGCTGACCTCGTCGCGGCGGTGGCCGGGGCGGTCGCGCGCGGGGCGCGGGAGGAGGGCCCGCACCGGGCGGACCTGGTGCTGTACGACGCGGTCGCGCGGGCCTACCCGGGCGATGCCGGACTGCTCGCGGCACTGATGCTGCGGACCGTACGGCTGGCGCCCGGCGAGGGGCTGTTCCTGGGGGCCGGGGTGCCGCACGCCTATGTGCGGGGCCTGGCGGTCGAGGTCATGGCCGCGTCGGACAACGTGCTGCGCTGCGGCCTGACGGCCAAGCACATGGACCGGGCGGAGCTGCTGCGGGTGGTGCGGTTCGCCGCCCCGCCCGTACGCGTACTGACGCCGTCGGCGGACGGGCCGGAGGAGGTGTACCCGGCCCCGGTGGACGACTTCCGGCTCTCGCGGGTACGAGTGGCGGCCGGCGCTCCCGCCGTCGCCCTGGACGCGGCGGCGCCGCAGATCCTGCTCTGCACGCGCGGCGAGGCCCGTCTCGCCGCGGCGGGCGGCACGCTCACCCTCCGGCCGGGCTCCTCGGCGTACGCGCCGGCGGGGGAGCGGGTGACGGTGGGCGGGGACGGCGAGGTCTACCGCGCCACCGTCGGCATCGGCCCCTGCGCGCACTCCGGCGCTTAA
- a CDS encoding carbohydrate ABC transporter permease: protein MTTAQRTAPVKTAGRSRPLPGPRRVRLRGRIGQTLVYVSLVVASLVVILPLAVVFLTSLKTSAEAADGGALSLPGDWLNFDNYATAFSEGRMLTAFGNTLFILLFSITGTVLIGSMTAYAVDRFHFRARKLVMALFLVATLVPGVTTQVATFQVVNGFGLFDTRWAPILLYMGTDIVSIYIFLQFIRGIPVSLDEAARLDGANSFTIYRKIILPLLKPAIATVVIIKGITVYNDFYIPFLYMPSQDLGTVSTALFRFKGPFGAHWENISAGAVLVIVPTLIAFLFLQRYIYNGFAQGATK, encoded by the coding sequence ATGACCACGGCCCAGCGGACCGCGCCCGTGAAGACCGCGGGCCGCTCCCGCCCCCTGCCCGGCCCCCGGCGGGTCCGCCTGCGCGGCCGGATCGGGCAGACCCTCGTCTACGTGTCGCTCGTCGTCGCCTCGCTGGTGGTGATCCTGCCGCTCGCCGTCGTCTTCCTCACCTCGCTGAAGACCTCGGCGGAGGCCGCCGACGGCGGGGCGCTGTCGCTGCCGGGCGACTGGCTGAACTTCGACAACTACGCGACCGCGTTCTCCGAGGGCCGGATGCTCACCGCGTTCGGCAACACCCTGTTCATCCTGCTCTTCTCGATCACCGGCACGGTCCTCATCGGCTCGATGACGGCCTACGCCGTCGACCGCTTCCACTTCCGGGCCAGGAAGCTCGTCATGGCGCTGTTCCTCGTCGCCACGCTCGTGCCCGGCGTGACCACCCAGGTCGCCACCTTCCAGGTGGTCAACGGCTTCGGCCTGTTCGACACCCGCTGGGCGCCGATCCTGCTCTACATGGGTACGGACATCGTCTCGATCTACATCTTCCTGCAGTTCATCCGGGGCATCCCGGTGTCCCTGGACGAGGCCGCGCGGCTGGACGGGGCGAACTCGTTCACGATCTACCGCAAGATCATCCTGCCGCTGCTCAAGCCGGCGATCGCGACCGTGGTGATCATCAAGGGGATCACCGTCTACAACGACTTCTACATCCCCTTCCTCTACATGCCGTCCCAGGACCTCGGCACGGTCTCCACCGCGCTGTTCCGCTTCAAGGGGCCGTTCGGCGCCCACTGGGAGAACATCTCGGCCGGCGCCGTCCTCGTCATCGTCCCCACGCTCATCGCCTTCCTGTTCCTCCAGCGCTACATCTACAACGGCTTCGCGCAGGGCGCGACGAAGTAA
- a CDS encoding carbohydrate ABC transporter permease, with product MTETTEAVSVRTHRATPQRRGPSATGAGPRTGGGRGRLLRRATPWLFLVAPLALLITFTYVPVGNMLYYSFTDWDGISPDRNFTGVDNYVQIFTRPELFRVFFVSFYYLAASAFQIVIALYFATVLSFDLRFRNLFKGLLFFPYLINGVAIGFVFLYFFQDGGTLDTVLSWFGQDPDHAWLGDPESANTSLAGVSVWRYTGLNFVLFLGAIQSIPGELYEAAQLDGATKWDQFRHIIAPSIRPVLSLSVILAVSGSLAVFEIPWIMTGGATGTSTFVIQTVKLAFQFNKTGLASAAAVVLLLIVLLITWIQRRLVPDEKVDLV from the coding sequence ATGACCGAGACGACCGAGGCGGTGAGCGTGAGAACGCACCGTGCGACGCCCCAGCGCCGCGGACCCTCCGCCACCGGCGCCGGCCCACGCACAGGCGGCGGCCGGGGCCGGCTGCTCCGCCGCGCCACGCCCTGGCTGTTCCTGGTGGCGCCGCTGGCCCTGCTGATCACGTTCACCTACGTGCCCGTGGGCAACATGCTCTACTACAGCTTCACGGACTGGGACGGGATCAGCCCCGACCGGAACTTCACCGGCGTGGACAACTACGTCCAGATCTTCACCCGGCCCGAGCTGTTCCGGGTGTTCTTCGTGAGCTTCTACTACCTGGCGGCCTCGGCGTTCCAGATCGTGATCGCGCTGTACTTCGCCACCGTGCTCAGCTTCGATCTGCGGTTCCGGAACCTGTTCAAGGGGCTGCTCTTCTTCCCCTACCTCATCAACGGCGTGGCCATCGGTTTCGTGTTCCTGTACTTCTTCCAGGACGGCGGCACCCTGGACACGGTGCTCTCCTGGTTCGGCCAGGACCCGGACCACGCCTGGCTGGGCGACCCGGAATCGGCCAACACCTCGCTGGCCGGCGTCTCGGTGTGGCGCTACACCGGCCTCAACTTCGTGCTGTTCCTCGGTGCCATCCAGTCCATTCCGGGCGAGCTGTACGAGGCGGCCCAGCTGGACGGCGCGACCAAGTGGGACCAGTTCCGGCACATCATCGCCCCGAGCATCCGGCCCGTGCTGAGCCTGAGCGTCATCCTCGCGGTCTCCGGGTCGCTCGCGGTGTTCGAGATTCCGTGGATCATGACCGGCGGTGCGACCGGCACCTCGACCTTCGTCATCCAGACCGTGAAGCTCGCGTTCCAGTTCAACAAGACCGGGCTGGCATCGGCCGCCGCCGTGGTGCTGCTGCTGATCGTGCTGCTGATCACCTGGATCCAGCGCCGGCTCGTGCCCGACGAAAAGGTGGACCTCGTATGA
- a CDS encoding ABC transporter substrate-binding protein — protein MGKTRTLTGTFLAVAALTVTGCGGGGTPSTETASAPADPGSASGTITVLTQRTDLIKNGAMKAYAAEFNKVYPKIEVKFEGLTDYEGEVKIRMNTDEYGDVLMIPAAVAKNDYPKFFAPLGSSIEMADKYRFSDKSEVNGKTYGIAQFGTANGFVYNKALWKKAGITDWPASPEEFLADLKAIKAKTGSVPYYTNFKDGWPLVQWSANIGSVTCDAEANNKLAGPVSPWKPGSELRVIDTLLFDIVEDGLSEKDPSTTNWEASKSKLAKGEIGSMMVGSWAISQMRDAAEQAGGNPDDIGYMPVPVQREEGQCSTLVSDYQQAVNIHSDHKEAARAWIDWFTEKSGYSVKEGAVPTLKSAPMPDTLKEFVDNDVTFVERSEAKTGTVNDIDNAAEIGLNKPDYRQKLVDIARGAQKGSAESYFTELNKKWDDAAKTIGS, from the coding sequence ATGGGGAAGACCAGGACACTCACAGGTACGTTTTTGGCCGTCGCGGCACTGACCGTCACGGGATGCGGGGGCGGCGGCACACCGTCCACGGAGACGGCCTCGGCCCCGGCCGACCCGGGCAGCGCGAGCGGCACCATCACGGTCCTGACACAGCGGACGGACCTGATCAAGAACGGGGCGATGAAGGCCTACGCGGCGGAGTTCAACAAGGTCTACCCCAAGATCGAGGTGAAGTTCGAGGGCCTCACCGACTACGAGGGCGAAGTCAAGATCCGGATGAACACGGACGAGTACGGCGACGTCCTGATGATCCCGGCCGCGGTCGCCAAGAACGACTACCCCAAGTTCTTCGCCCCGCTCGGCTCGTCCATCGAGATGGCCGACAAGTACCGCTTCAGCGACAAGTCCGAGGTCAACGGAAAGACCTACGGCATCGCCCAGTTCGGCACCGCCAACGGCTTCGTCTACAACAAGGCCCTCTGGAAGAAGGCCGGCATCACCGACTGGCCCGCCTCTCCGGAGGAGTTCCTCGCGGACCTGAAGGCGATCAAGGCGAAGACCGGCTCCGTGCCGTACTACACCAACTTCAAGGACGGCTGGCCGCTGGTCCAGTGGTCCGCCAACATCGGCTCCGTCACGTGCGACGCGGAGGCGAACAACAAGCTGGCCGGGCCCGTCTCCCCGTGGAAGCCCGGCAGCGAGCTGCGCGTGATCGACACCCTGCTGTTCGACATCGTCGAGGACGGGCTCTCCGAGAAGGACCCGAGCACCACCAACTGGGAGGCGTCCAAGAGCAAGCTCGCCAAGGGCGAGATCGGCTCCATGATGGTCGGCTCCTGGGCCATCAGCCAGATGCGGGACGCCGCCGAGCAGGCGGGCGGCAACCCCGACGACATCGGATACATGCCGGTGCCCGTCCAGCGCGAGGAGGGGCAGTGCTCCACCCTGGTGTCGGACTACCAGCAGGCCGTCAACATCCACTCGGACCACAAGGAGGCGGCCCGCGCCTGGATCGACTGGTTCACGGAGAAGTCCGGCTACTCCGTGAAGGAGGGCGCCGTGCCCACCCTTAAGTCGGCCCCCATGCCCGACACCCTCAAGGAATTCGTTGACAACGATGTCACCTTCGTGGAGCGCTCGGAGGCCAAAACCGGCACGGTCAACGACATCGACAACGCCGCCGAGATCGGCCTCAACAAGCCCGACTACCGCCAGAAGCTGGTCGACATCGCGCGCGGCGCGCAGAAGGGCAGCGCCGAGAGCTACTTCACCGAGCTGAACAAGAAGTGGGACGACGCCGCGAAGACCATCGGCTCCTGA